From the Tripterygium wilfordii isolate XIE 37 chromosome 6, ASM1340144v1, whole genome shotgun sequence genome, one window contains:
- the LOC119999230 gene encoding probable protein phosphatase 2C 12 isoform X1 yields the protein MSTRSEHHTVPLSVLLKRELANEKIEMPEIVHGQASQSKKGEDFTLVKTEFQRVLGDEVRTYSVFGLFDGHNGSAAAIYTKENLLNNVIAAIPPDLNRDEWVAALPRALVAGFVKTDNDFKEKAQTSGTTVSFVIIEGWIVTVASVGDSRCILESTEGDIHYLSADHRLECDEAERDRITASGGEVGRLNTGGGAEIGPLRCWPGGLCLSRSIGDMDVGEFIVPVPYVKQVKLSSAGGKLIISSDGVWDAISAEVALDCCRGMPPEAAAAQIVKEAVQAKGLRDDTTCIVIDIQPQEKPPAPLPPMKKQEKGVFKSMFRRKSSKSSSQVDKQYIEPDVVEELFEEGSAMLSERLDAKYPICNMFKLFMCAVCQAEIKFGEGISIHSGSSNLRKLRPWDGPFLCGGCQEKKEAMEGRRPSGVVKVTS from the exons ATGTCAACGAGGAGCGAGCACCACACGGTCCCACTTTCGGTGTTGCTCAAGCGAGAATTAGCCAATGAGAAGATTGAGATGCCCGAGATTGTCCATGGCCAGGCCAGTCAGAGCAAGAAAGGGGAGGATTTCACTTTGGTTAAGACGGAATTTCAGAGGGTGTTAGGAGATGAAGTCAGGACATATTCAGTTTTTGGG CTTTTTGATGGGCACAATGGGTCTGCAGCTGCTATCTATACAAAGGAGAATCTCCTAAATAATGTTATAGCTGCTATTCCTCCTGATCTTAACAGGGATGAATGGGTGGCAGCCCTGCCAAGGGCTTTGGTTGCAGGGTTCGTAAAAACGGATAATGACTTCAAGGAGAAAG CTCAAACATCAGGAACAACTGTCAGCTTTGTGATAATAGAAGGATGGATTGTAACTGTTGCATCCGTTGGAGATTCCCGTTGCATACTAGAATCCACTGAAGGCGATATTCATTACCTGTCAGCAGATCATAGACTTGAATGTGATGAAGCTGA GAGGGATCGTATTACTGCAAGTGGGGGTGAGGTTGGTCGGCTTAATACAGGAGGTGGTGCAGAG ATTGGTCCATTGAGATGTTGGCCTGGTGGTTTGTGTCTTTCACGATCCATTGGGGATATGGATGTTGGCGAGTTCATTGTTCCTGTTCCTTATGTGAAGCAAGTGAAG TTGTCTTCAGCTGGTGGTAAACTCATTATTTCAAGTGATGGTGTCTGGGATGCAATATCAGCAGAAGTGGCTCTTGATTGTTGTCGTGGGATGCCACCAGAAGCTGCTGCTGCACAAATTGTTAAA GAAGCTGTACAAGCTAAGGGACTTAGAGATGATACTACGTGCATTGTGATTGACATACAACCACAAGAAAAGCCACCTGCGCCTTTGCCACCAATGAAGAAGCAAGAGAAAGGAGTGTTCAAGTCCATGTTTCGCAGAAAGTCATCCAAATCATCTTCTCAAGTAGATAAACAATACATCGAGCCAGACGTAGTAGAGGAATTATTTGAGGAAGGATCTGCAATGCTTTCAGAAAG GTTAGATGCAAAATACCCAATATGCAACATGTTTAAGTTGTTTATGTGTGCAGTCTGCCAAGCAGAAATTAAATTTGGAGAGGGCATTTCAATACATTCTGGGTCATCTAACTTGAGAAAGCTCCGTCCATGGGATGGCCCTTTCCTATGTGGTGGTTGccaagagaagaaagaagcaaTGGAAGGGAGAAGACCGTCAGGAG TAGTGAAAGTGACTAGCTAG
- the LOC119999230 gene encoding probable protein phosphatase 2C 12 isoform X2 has product MSTRSEHHTVPLSVLLKRELANEKIEMPEIVHGQASQSKKGEDFTLVKTEFQRVLGDEVRTYSVFGLFDGHNGSAAAIYTKENLLNNVIAAIPPDLNRDEWVAALPRALVAGFVKTDNDFKEKAQTSGTTVSFVIIEGWIVTVASVGDSRCILESTEGDIHYLSADHRLECDEAERDRITASGGEVGRLNTGGGAEIGPLRCWPGGLCLSRSIGDMDVGEFIVPVPYVKQVKLSSAGGKLIISSDGVWDAISAEVALDCCRGMPPEAAAAQIVKEAVQAKGLRDDTTCIVIDIQPQEKPPAPLPPMKKQEKGVFKSMFRRKSSKSSSQVDKQYIEPDVVEELFEEGSAMLSERLDAKYPICNMFKLFMCAVCQAEIKFGEGISIHSGSSNLRKLRPWDGPFLCGGCQEKKEAMEGRRPSGVKVTS; this is encoded by the exons ATGTCAACGAGGAGCGAGCACCACACGGTCCCACTTTCGGTGTTGCTCAAGCGAGAATTAGCCAATGAGAAGATTGAGATGCCCGAGATTGTCCATGGCCAGGCCAGTCAGAGCAAGAAAGGGGAGGATTTCACTTTGGTTAAGACGGAATTTCAGAGGGTGTTAGGAGATGAAGTCAGGACATATTCAGTTTTTGGG CTTTTTGATGGGCACAATGGGTCTGCAGCTGCTATCTATACAAAGGAGAATCTCCTAAATAATGTTATAGCTGCTATTCCTCCTGATCTTAACAGGGATGAATGGGTGGCAGCCCTGCCAAGGGCTTTGGTTGCAGGGTTCGTAAAAACGGATAATGACTTCAAGGAGAAAG CTCAAACATCAGGAACAACTGTCAGCTTTGTGATAATAGAAGGATGGATTGTAACTGTTGCATCCGTTGGAGATTCCCGTTGCATACTAGAATCCACTGAAGGCGATATTCATTACCTGTCAGCAGATCATAGACTTGAATGTGATGAAGCTGA GAGGGATCGTATTACTGCAAGTGGGGGTGAGGTTGGTCGGCTTAATACAGGAGGTGGTGCAGAG ATTGGTCCATTGAGATGTTGGCCTGGTGGTTTGTGTCTTTCACGATCCATTGGGGATATGGATGTTGGCGAGTTCATTGTTCCTGTTCCTTATGTGAAGCAAGTGAAG TTGTCTTCAGCTGGTGGTAAACTCATTATTTCAAGTGATGGTGTCTGGGATGCAATATCAGCAGAAGTGGCTCTTGATTGTTGTCGTGGGATGCCACCAGAAGCTGCTGCTGCACAAATTGTTAAA GAAGCTGTACAAGCTAAGGGACTTAGAGATGATACTACGTGCATTGTGATTGACATACAACCACAAGAAAAGCCACCTGCGCCTTTGCCACCAATGAAGAAGCAAGAGAAAGGAGTGTTCAAGTCCATGTTTCGCAGAAAGTCATCCAAATCATCTTCTCAAGTAGATAAACAATACATCGAGCCAGACGTAGTAGAGGAATTATTTGAGGAAGGATCTGCAATGCTTTCAGAAAG GTTAGATGCAAAATACCCAATATGCAACATGTTTAAGTTGTTTATGTGTGCAGTCTGCCAAGCAGAAATTAAATTTGGAGAGGGCATTTCAATACATTCTGGGTCATCTAACTTGAGAAAGCTCCGTCCATGGGATGGCCCTTTCCTATGTGGTGGTTGccaagagaagaaagaagcaaTGGAAGGGAGAAGACCGTCAGGAG TGAAAGTGACTAGCTAG
- the LOC119999794 gene encoding BRI1 kinase inhibitor 1-like, giving the protein MDTHQSQDIRQKVLDKYDEDKLKQQVKEGLAAAAAANSTAASPPSASSSPSHEFSFTISLHSSSTLVPEKAKPPPSFALDLSPADEIFFHGHLLPLHLLSHLPVSPRSSTNSLDSFTLPIRELMDDDKRPTRNSCISNSDSIFDGSNKDHTHQSNDCETQGRRKNKSFSLFRLTRRQKGCEVTEREDKEKHKRRIRFDVNHVLKKYARMIRALPFFRERRENLQFPRQAYSFSGGSSSRNKHEIRGRRGEFSAPASMRTSPTNSGLLVATTTLPSSTSDSTMEELQAAIQAAIAHCKNSIAKEDKIKC; this is encoded by the coding sequence ATGGACACCCACCAGAGCCAAGACATTAGGCAAAAAGTGCTAGACAAGTATGATGAAGACAAGTTAAAACAGCAAGTTAAAGAAGGCcttgcagcagcagcagcagcaaattCCACTGCAGCTTCACCACCCTCAGCATCATCATCTCCTTCTCATGAATTCTCCTTCACAATATCCCTCCACTCTTCCTCAACACTGGTccctgaaaaggccaagcctcCACCTTCATTCGCACTTGATTTGTCACCGGCAGATGAGATCTTCTTCCACGGTCACTTGCTTCCTCTCCACCTCTTATCTCACCTTCCTGTGTCGCCTCGCTCGTCTACAAATTCCTTGGATAGCTTTACCCTGCCCATCAGAGAATTAATGGATGATGATAAAAGACCCACCAGGAATAGCTGCATAAGCAATAGTGACAGCATATTCGATGGAAGCAACAAAGACCATACACATCAAAGCAATGATTGTGAGACACAGGGAAGACGCAAGAACAAGTCTTTCTCATTATTCAGATTGACGAGACGGCAAAAAGGGTGTGAAGTTACAGAAAGGGAAGATAAAGAGAAGCACAAAAGGAGGATAAGATTTGATGTGAATCATGTCCTAAAGAAATATGCGAGAATGATTAGGGCACTACCATTCTTcagagaaaggagagagaatCTGCAATTCCCACGGCAAGCTTATTCATTTTCGGGTGGTTCAAGCTCAAGAAACAAGCATGagataagaggaagaagaggagaattTTCTGCACCGGCCTCAATGAGGACATCCCCAACAAATAGTGGACTTCTTGTCGCAACAACCACACTTCCTTCTTCTACAAGTGACAGCACTATGGAGGAGTTGCAGGCTGCAATTCAAGCGGCCATTGCTCACTGTAAGAACTCCATTGCTAAGGAAGATAAGATCAAATGTTAG
- the LOC119999835 gene encoding phosphatidate phosphatase PAH2-like yields the protein MFAVESIGRYLSRGVGTVSGPFHPFGGAVDIVVVEQPDGSFKSSPWYVTFGKFQGVLKAREKVVDICVNGVEADFPMYLDHRGQAYFLMEVVGEEGQSGGFPSSGDETDGQSENKGRPMKSKSSNIDASKWNLDDQNNVKMGRTVSRTNSRRARMFGLVFGRSSIKEDNCQEGEGGAVVRISSLERAEIAADLLEVEWSTNLATSMSRKDNTSRYTYSNALDGKSDKDIPTSEEQSQVGSPVRDTVRNTVDHFEMDEEIDIRKQETCSISHSSYENLEHLVGQASAEMQCLRPDIEASMARGVLEGAYEVLPEMSRRIDESSMGNADNDENLKCDVSEMSVPDSEIPLVLKAYAAKQFNEDQACGERNVVLSGCRIFEEERKSEKVLYFETSGSSSVELHGVGEQMQMQETVHFSCGDHGEVHVCAETLHVATELLAEETTTEGTEDIEFEVDRQNVSELSSQQERTYPFCLYDSNKVNLEVPLSLSESNTEICSHEPVCDSAEGANSHGFSNLDHPFHVEKPNMDETSTNLLDQTSLKAFDDSQTCHGNCVQRRALNIPPSDNLEEEQFLFSDLDELKLGEVQPTELIILDDVDKENDPSFCLQGIMEMDDSVNIDESHSSPNKFVEHTSIDLEKSTPNPRVTSSSVNIPGTHVGTGKEVARLAESLPNMWSQIGNLGPEELHPPLSYSLDSNSESLKSTMHSSYIDADVGKENQLPKEDSDTKANDSGDFKHSVFDSTIGDPLKEFAPNGSWKIWPFSYKKSKSCETLLPSLNDARNSDADNLSESTTGAEKVIKKKVKAKTPSSEQLASLNLKEGSNSVTFTFSTPMLGRQQVDARIYLWKWNTRIVISDVDGTITRSDVLGQFMPFVGVDWSQTGVTHLFSAIKENGYQLLFLSARAISQAYLTRRFLVNLIQNGKALPDGPVVISPDGLFPSLFREVIRRAPHEFKIACLEDIKALFPPDCNPFYAGFGNRDTDEISYLKVGIPMGKIFIINPKGEVAVHRRVDTKSYSSLHALVNDMFPPMASSGREDFNSWNFWKLPPPSID from the exons ATGTTTGCAGTGGAGAGTATAGGGAGGTATCTCTCTAGGGGTGTTGGCACGGTCTCTGGGCCCTTTCACCCTTTTGGTGGAGCTGTGGATATCGTTGTGGTGGAACAGCCAGATGGGAGCTTCAAATCTTCACCTTGGTATGTCACGTTTGGGAAATTTCAAGGGGTTTTGAAGGCAAGGGAGAAGGTAGTTGACATTTGTGTCAATGGAGTCGAAGCTGATTTCCCCATGTATCTTGATCATAGAGGGCAAGCTTACTTTCTTATGGAAGTAGTTGGAGAAGAAGGGCAATCTGGTGGTTTTCCTTCATCTGGTGATGAAACAGATGGCCAATCTGAGAATAAGGGAAGGCCTATGAAGTCGAAAAGTTCCAACATTGATGCTAGTAAGTGGAATTTAGATGACCAGAATAATGTAAAGATGGGGAGGACTGTTTCTAGGACCAATAGCCGCAGGGCAAGGATGTTTGGGCTTGTCTTTGGAAGAAGTTCAATAAAGGAGGATAATTGTCAAGAGGGAGAAGGTGGTGCTGTAGTGAGGATAAGTTCATTAGAGCGGGCTGAGATTGCAGCTGACCTCTTGGAAGTGGAGTGGTCTACCAATCTTGCCACCAGTATGTCAAGGAAAGATAATACCTCTCGGTACACTTATTCCAATGCTTTGGATGGTAAGTCTGATAAAGATATCCCAACTAGTGAGGAACAAAGCCAGGTGGGCTCACCTGTGCGTGATACTGTCAGAAATACTGTGGACCATTTTGAAATGGATGAGGAGATCGatataagaaaacaagaaacatGCAGCATTTCTCACTCTAGTTATGAGAACCTGGAGCATTTGGTTGGACAAGCTAGCGCAGAAATGCAATGTTTAAGACCAGACATCGAGGCTTCCATGGCCAGAGGGGTTCTTGAAGGAGCATATGAGGTACTGCCCGAAATGTCACGAAGGATAGATGAGTCTAGTATGGGGAATGCTGACAATGATGAAAATCTTAAATGTGATGTTTCTGAGATGAGTGTTCCTGATTCAGAAATCCCACTTGTGCTCAAAGCATATGCTGCTAAGCAATTCAATGAAGACCAGGCATGTGGCGAACGGAATGTTGTTTTATCAGGTTGCAGAATTTTTGAGGAGGAAAGGAAATCAGAAAAAGTGCTTTACTTTGAAACATCAGGGAGCTCTTCAGTGGAATTGCATGGTGTTGGTGAACAAATGCAAATGCAAGAAACAGTGCACTTTTCCTGTGGTGATCATGGAGAAGTCCATGTCTGTGCTGAAACTCTGCATGTGGCTACTGAGCTACTAGCTGAG GAAACAACAACTGAGGGAACTGAGGATATTGAATTTGAGGTGGACCGCCAGAATGTTTCTGAGCTTTCTTCCCAACAAGAAAGGACTTATCCTTTCTGCTTATATGACAGTAATAAGGTGAACCTTGAAGTGCCACTGTCACTGTCAGAATCCAATACTGAAATATGCAGCCATGAACCTGTATGTGATTCAGCTGAAGGAGCCAATTCACACGGATTCAGCAACTTGGATCATCCATTTCATGTTGAAAAACCCAACATGGATGAAACTAGCACAAATCTGCTCGACCAGACTTCTTTGAAGGCTTTTGATGATTCTCAAACATGTCACGGTAATTGTGTCCAGAGAAGGGCATTGAATATTCCACCATCAGACAATTTGGAGGAAGAACAATTCCTTTTCAGTGATCTTGACGAACTTAAACTCGGCGAGGTTCAGCCTACCGAGCTGATTATTCTGGATGAtgtagataaagaaaatgatccCTCATTTTGTCTTCAGGGCATTATGGAAATGGATGACTCAGTCAATATTGATGAATCTCATTCATCTCCAAACAAATTTGTTGAGCATACATCGATTGATCTTGAAAAGTCAACTCCAAACCCAAGGGTGACATCAAGTTCAGTTAACATTCCTGGAACTCATGTGGGCACTGGTAAAGAAGTTGCACGACTGGCAGAATCATTGCCCAATATGTGGTCTCAAATTGGTAATTTGGGGCCAGAAGAACTTCACCCTCCTTTAAGCTATTCTCTGGACTCAAATTCTGAGTCCTTGAAGTCGACAATGCATTCAAGCTATATAGATGCTGATGTAGGGAAGGAAAATCAATTGCCCAAGGAAGATTCAGATACAAAAGCCAATGACTCAGGAGATTTCAAACATTCAGTTTTTGACTCTACAATTG GGGATCCATTGAAAGAATTTGCTCCAAATGGAAGCTGGAAAATTTGGCCGTTCtcatataaaaaatcaaaatcttgtGAGACATTGCTGCCATCTCTGAACGATGCAAGGAATTCAGATGCTGATAATCTTTCAGAGAGCACTACTGGTGCTGAAAAGGtgataaaaaagaaggtaaaagcAAAAACTCCATCATCTGAACAGCTGGCATCCTTGAACCTTAAGGAAGGGAGTAACTCCGTAACCTTCACATTCTCCACACCAATGCTGGGAAGGCAGCAG GTTGATGCCAGAATTTATTTGTGGAAATGGAACACTCGCATAGTAATATCGGATGTTGATGGAACTATTACAAG ATCTGATGTTCTAGGACAGTTCATGCCTTTCGTTGGGGTAGATTGGTCACAAACGGGTGTTACACATTTATTTTCTGCCATCAAG GAAAATGGATATCAATTGCTTTTTCTTAGTGCACGTGCAATATCTCAGGCCTACCTCACTAGGAGATTTCTAGTGAATCTCATACAG AATGGAAAGGCTTTACCAGATGGGCCTGTTGTTATATCCCCAGATGGACTCTTTCCTTCATTATTCCGAGAAG TCATTAGAAGGGCTCCTCATGAGTTCAAGATCGCATGTTTAGAG GATATTAAAGCATTGTTTCCTCCTGATTGCAACCCATTCTATGCTGGTTTCGGCAACAGAGACACTGATGAAATCAGTTACCTGAAGGTTGGAATCCCAATGGGAAAAATCTTCATCATCAATCCCAAG GGTGAGGTTGCTGTGCACCGACGTGTTGACACAAAATCATATTCGTCGCTTCATGCTCTTGTGAATGACATGTTTCCGCCCATGGCATCATCTGGACGG GAGGATTTTAACTCATGGAATTTTTGGAAACTGCCGCCTCCATCTATTGATTAG